TCTGGCGGTGGGCCCGGATGGCCGTGGGCAGCAGGGATTCGAAATCCGCCGCGGTCAGGCCGCCAAGCGGCAGCTCCACGTCGTAGATCCAACGGGTATCGAGGCGTACGGGCGCGGGCGTGCTCTTGCTGGTTGCCATGCTGGCGTTCTCCGCTGGGGGCGGAGTGGATGGAGCGGCCGACTGGAGTAATTCCAGTGATTCCAACAGGTTACGGCGCGCGTGGCGCCGACTCCCCGGCCCGATGCGGGCGGCGGGCACGAAGTCCCCTGCACACCCTGAAAAAGCCCCCAGACCCCTCCAAAATGCACCGAAGCGGCGATCAAATCAAGGGGGTTTGCCTTTGGCGAAAGGCTGGGTTACAAGAGGAGCCTTTCCGCGTCGGGGAGCAGGTGGTGCGACCCCTACGTCAGTTGCTGACGGGCGGACAAACACAGAAAGATTGCAAGAGGATTTAGCCATGGCCAAGCGCTGTGAAGTTTGCGGCAAGGGACCCCAGTTCGGGAACAATGTTTCCCACGCCAACAACAAGACCCGCAAGAAGTGGAGTGCCAACATCCAGCGCGTGCGCGTGGTTGTTCCCGGCGGCACCACGCACAAGACCGTGTGCACCGCGTGCATTCGCGGCAACAAGGTCACCAAGGCCCCGCGTGTGAAGAGCTATTCGCGCAGCGAGCAGCCCGCGACCAGCTAGAGCTGCATTCTCCCGTGATATTCGAAAGCCCCCGGAATTCCGGGGGCTTTTTCTTTTGGGCGCGGGGCGGCTAGGGTTTCAAGGCGACTTGAAACTTTACGCAAGCAAAGCGGAGGGCCCAGCGCGTGGACGGCGAGGCCATCGACATCGACAATTCCCTCGCGCGCGTGGGCAAGTGGGTTTCCTGGCCCACGCATCCGCTCTTTGTGGGCACGCCGGTCTCGCTCTACGTGGGTATCCGCGCTTTTGGTGGCGTGAACTCCGAAGTCCTCGAGCTCATCGGCTGGATCGGCTTTCTCGGCCTGATTTTTCCCCTCGGTATCATCTATCTGCTCGAGCGCTCGGGCGTGGTCAGCGATTTCTTCCTGACGCGCCACGAAGACCGCAAGTGGTTCTACCCCATCGGCCTGGTGGATCTGGCGCTCATCTATCTGGTGTTTTCGGCCTACGGCGCGCCGACGGAGATTCTGGCGGTCGTGGCGGCGGGCGTGATCTCGGCGGCGGCGATGACGCTGGCCAATCGTTACGTGAAAGCCTCGCTCCACGCCGCCGGCAACGCCGGCATCGCCACGGCGCTGTGCTGGGTGGAGGGGCTGGCATTCTGGCCCATCTGGCTCTTGGTTGCGGCCGCATGCTGGGGCAGACTGGCATGTCGCGAACACCGGCCCGTGGAAATCGCGGTCGGCCTGGCGCTGGGAATCCTGCCCACCGCCGTCGTGATGACCTGGTATCTGGGAGAGCTGCACTGGTGAGTGGACCGACCCTGAGCGAGAGTGACGTGCTGGTAACGCGCGCCCACCTGGCCTCGCGCCTTCGCGCCTGGCAGGACGGCGAGCTGAGCGCCGAGGAACTGATGGAGTGGGCCGCCGCCCTGTTCGAGGAAGAACTGCTCGAATTCGACGATGTCGAAGACGAATACAACTCCGCGGCCAAGGAAGTCCTCAGCTTTGTCGAACGCATCGACATGAACCTCGCCCTGCCCGAAGACGTTCCCATCCATCTGAAGTTTCTTGAAGCCCCCCTCGGCGAATACGAAGACGCGTATGAGGAATGGCTCGACGACCTCGATGAGATCGATCTCGACGAGCGGCGCCAGAGGCTGCGCGGCGTGCCGCCCTACGCGCGCCATCTGAGGGACGACTGAGATGAACGGCGAAGCGCTCGGCTGGAGCTGGCTCGGCAGGGTCCCCTACGGGGATGGCCTCGCGCTGCAGCAGAAGCTTGCCGCCGAGCGCGAACGGGGCGAGGGACGCGACACGCTGCTGCTTCTCGAACACGATCGCATCTACACCGCCGGGCGGCGCACCGCGCCCGAGGAAATTCTCTGGAATCAGCACGAGCGTACCGCGCGCGGCATCGAGCTCATCAAGACCGACCGCGGCGGCAAGGTGACCTACCACGGTCCCGGACAGCTCGTGGGCTATCCCATCGTGGACATTCGCGGGCGCGAGATCGGCGTGCGCGCCTGGGTGGAACTCATCGAGCGCGCAATCATCGACGTGCTCGAACCGCTCGGCATTCCCGGCCAGATCGAATGCAACGAGCCGGGCGTGTGGCTTGGCAAGGCGAAGATCGCGGCCATCGGCATTCACGTGAGCCGCGGGGTCTCGCGCCACGGCTTCGCGCTCAACGT
The genomic region above belongs to Chrysiogenia bacterium and contains:
- the lipB gene encoding lipoyl(octanoyl) transferase LipB, which codes for MNGEALGWSWLGRVPYGDGLALQQKLAAERERGEGRDTLLLLEHDRIYTAGRRTAPEEILWNQHERTARGIELIKTDRGGKVTYHGPGQLVGYPIVDIRGREIGVRAWVELIERAIIDVLEPLGIPGQIECNEPGVWLGKAKIAAIGIHVSRGVSRHGFALNVAPNLGDYKGIVACGLHGRTVTSVADQLGDAPDVRTMGECVARSMAARLNLGEEEIPASELGAGAGVSVLGGVN
- a CDS encoding 50S ribosomal protein L28 translates to MAKRCEVCGKGPQFGNNVSHANNKTRKKWSANIQRVRVVVPGGTTHKTVCTACIRGNKVTKAPRVKSYSRSEQPATS